Proteins encoded within one genomic window of Nonomuraea gerenzanensis:
- a CDS encoding Gfo/Idh/MocA family protein: MSDRTTIGVGMVGYAFMGRVHSQAWRSVGAFFDLPLAPRMAVLAGRSKDRTEAAAAQLGWAGVETDWRELVKRDDVQIVDICTPGDSHAEIAIAALQAGKHVICEKPLANTVAEAEAMVAAAAAAQGKSMVAFNYRRVPAIALARRYVEEGRIGEIRHVRAQYLQDWIVDPEFPLVWRLQKDKAGSGALGDIGAHIVDAAQFITGQNVVGVSALTETFIKERPLATESAGLGATGSAARGEVTVDDAALFIGRMSGGAVASFEATRFANGRKNAMRIELNGSLGSLAFDFEAMNELWFSSDGGGFERILVTEPDHPYVGAWWPPGHGLGYEHTFTHEIKDFLEAVATGADPSPSFADGLRVQRVLEAVERSAADGSRYTNVED; encoded by the coding sequence ATGTCAGACAGAACCACCATCGGCGTGGGCATGGTCGGCTACGCCTTCATGGGCCGCGTCCACTCCCAGGCCTGGCGCAGCGTCGGGGCGTTCTTCGACCTGCCGCTGGCGCCGCGCATGGCGGTGCTCGCCGGCCGGTCCAAGGACCGCACCGAGGCCGCCGCGGCGCAGCTCGGCTGGGCCGGCGTCGAGACGGACTGGAGGGAGCTGGTCAAGCGCGACGACGTGCAGATCGTCGACATCTGCACGCCCGGCGACTCCCACGCCGAGATCGCCATCGCCGCGTTGCAGGCCGGCAAGCACGTGATCTGCGAGAAACCGCTGGCCAACACCGTCGCCGAGGCCGAGGCCATGGTGGCGGCGGCCGCCGCCGCGCAGGGCAAGAGCATGGTGGCCTTCAACTACCGGCGGGTGCCCGCGATCGCGCTCGCCCGCCGGTACGTCGAGGAGGGCCGGATCGGCGAGATCAGGCACGTGCGGGCACAGTACCTGCAGGACTGGATCGTCGACCCCGAGTTCCCGCTGGTCTGGCGGCTGCAGAAGGACAAGGCGGGCTCGGGCGCGCTCGGCGACATCGGCGCGCACATCGTGGACGCCGCCCAGTTCATCACCGGGCAGAACGTGGTGGGCGTGTCGGCGCTGACCGAGACGTTCATCAAGGAACGCCCGCTGGCGACCGAGTCGGCCGGCCTGGGCGCCACCGGATCCGCCGCCAGGGGCGAGGTGACGGTGGACGACGCGGCGCTGTTCATCGGCCGGATGTCGGGCGGCGCGGTGGCCTCGTTCGAGGCCACCCGCTTCGCCAACGGGCGCAAGAACGCGATGCGCATCGAGCTGAACGGCTCGCTCGGCAGCCTGGCCTTCGACTTCGAGGCCATGAACGAGCTGTGGTTCAGCTCGGACGGCGGCGGCTTCGAGCGCATCCTGGTCACCGAGCCCGACCACCCGTACGTCGGCGCCTGGTGGCCGCCCGGCCACGGCCTCGGCTACGAGCACACCTTCACCCACGAGATCAAGGACTTCCTGGAAGCGGTCGCCACCGGCGCCGACCCGTCACCGTCGTTCGCCGACGGGCTGCGGGTGCAGCGGGTGCTGGAGGCGGTCGAGCGCAGCGCGGCTGACGGCAGCCGCTACACGAACGTGGAGGATTGA
- a CDS encoding ABC transporter substrate-binding protein gives MSDNVARRGFLIGGLGGAALLAAGCTSNEPAASPTSAAPAPAPAASGNDQPGTKVTIGFSAPAADHGWIAAIAKNAEATAKQYTDVEFKPVEPTNDINQQISAVESLIAAKVNVLVILPNDGQQLNQVALQATEAGIPVVNLDRIFPDKLAYRTWVGGDNYGMGVAAGHYIGKDLKAKGVTNPVIVEIQGIATLPLTQDRSKGFADALKVYGFKVTAQQDAQFTVETGNEVATSLLQAHKKIDALWNHDDDQGVGVLAAIKEANRNEFIMVGGAGSLNAMKEIQSGTSVLKATVTYSPTMASSAIKLARLIAQAKGMSDLVEKQVPQSITLASETITKDNVEQYLSLGFES, from the coding sequence ATGAGTGACAACGTCGCGCGCCGGGGATTCCTCATCGGCGGACTCGGCGGAGCCGCGCTGTTAGCGGCGGGTTGCACCAGCAACGAGCCCGCCGCGAGCCCCACCAGCGCCGCGCCCGCGCCCGCCCCGGCGGCCAGCGGCAACGACCAGCCGGGCACCAAGGTGACGATCGGCTTCTCCGCGCCCGCGGCCGACCACGGCTGGATCGCGGCCATCGCCAAGAACGCCGAGGCCACCGCGAAGCAGTACACCGACGTGGAGTTCAAGCCGGTCGAGCCGACCAACGACATCAACCAGCAGATCTCCGCGGTCGAGTCGCTGATCGCGGCCAAGGTGAACGTGCTGGTCATCCTGCCCAACGACGGCCAGCAGCTCAACCAGGTCGCGCTGCAGGCCACCGAGGCGGGCATCCCGGTGGTCAACCTGGACCGCATCTTCCCCGACAAGCTGGCCTACCGGACCTGGGTCGGCGGCGACAACTACGGCATGGGCGTGGCCGCCGGTCACTACATCGGCAAGGACCTCAAGGCCAAGGGCGTGACGAACCCCGTGATCGTGGAGATCCAGGGCATCGCCACGCTGCCGCTGACGCAGGACCGCAGCAAGGGCTTCGCCGACGCGCTCAAGGTGTACGGGTTCAAGGTCACGGCGCAGCAGGACGCCCAGTTCACCGTCGAGACGGGCAACGAGGTCGCCACCTCGCTGCTGCAGGCGCACAAGAAGATCGACGCGCTCTGGAACCACGACGACGACCAGGGCGTGGGCGTGCTGGCCGCGATCAAGGAGGCCAACCGCAACGAGTTCATCATGGTGGGCGGCGCCGGCTCGCTGAACGCGATGAAGGAGATCCAGTCGGGCACCTCGGTGCTCAAGGCCACCGTCACCTACTCGCCCACCATGGCCTCCTCGGCGATCAAGCTGGCGCGTCTGATAGCACAGGCGAAGGGCATGAGTGATCTGGTGGAGAAGCAGGTTCCGCAGTCCATCACGCTCGCGTCCGAGACCATCACGAAGGATAACGTCGAGCAGTACTTGTCACTCGGCTTCGAATCCTGA
- a CDS encoding ABC transporter permease → MTKTAPALPSIRGVSEMRHLGLLGALALLVVVGLVTRPDNFATASNLVSILSLAATIGVITVGMTFVIIGGGIDLSVGAIMALASVWATTLATQSYGPVVMAVCAILVGTGAGLVNGLLISYGRMVPFIATLAMLVAARGLAQRMSDRKTQLIQQENSALVELSTTRWLGIPLLVYIFALVVVLGWIVLNRTTFGRRTYAVGGNPEAARLAGIDVRKHTMLLYALSGLCCGIAAILIMARTTTGSSTHGDLYELDAIAAVIIGGTLLTGGRGTIVGSILGLLIFTVITNLFILNGLNTSDQLIAKGLIIVVAVLLQRRNLKERAP, encoded by the coding sequence ATGACGAAGACGGCACCGGCACTGCCGTCGATCCGCGGGGTCAGCGAGATGCGCCATCTCGGCCTGCTCGGCGCGCTGGCGCTGCTGGTGGTCGTCGGCCTGGTGACCAGGCCCGACAACTTCGCCACCGCCTCCAACCTGGTCAGCATCCTGTCGCTGGCCGCCACGATCGGCGTGATCACGGTCGGCATGACGTTCGTCATCATCGGCGGCGGCATCGACCTGTCGGTCGGCGCGATCATGGCGCTGGCCAGCGTGTGGGCCACCACGCTTGCCACGCAGTCCTACGGGCCGGTGGTGATGGCCGTCTGCGCGATCCTCGTCGGCACCGGGGCGGGGCTGGTCAACGGATTACTCATCTCCTACGGGCGGATGGTGCCGTTCATCGCCACGCTGGCCATGCTGGTGGCCGCGCGCGGGCTGGCGCAGCGCATGTCGGACCGCAAGACCCAGCTCATCCAGCAGGAGAACTCCGCGCTCGTGGAGCTGTCGACCACCCGGTGGCTCGGCATCCCGCTGCTGGTCTACATCTTCGCGCTGGTCGTGGTGCTCGGCTGGATCGTGCTCAACCGCACGACGTTCGGGCGGCGCACGTACGCGGTCGGCGGGAACCCGGAGGCGGCCCGCCTGGCCGGCATCGACGTACGCAAGCACACGATGCTGCTGTACGCGCTGTCGGGCCTGTGCTGCGGTATCGCGGCCATCCTGATCATGGCTCGCACCACCACGGGCTCCTCCACCCACGGCGACCTGTACGAGCTCGACGCCATCGCCGCCGTGATCATCGGCGGCACGCTGCTCACCGGGGGCCGGGGCACGATCGTGGGCTCGATCCTGGGCCTGCTGATCTTCACCGTCATCACCAATCTGTTCATCCTCAACGGCCTCAACACCAGCGACCAGCTGATCGCCAAGGGCCTGATCATCGTCGTCGCCGTCCTTCTCCAGCGGCGGAATCTGAAGGAGAGAGCACCATGA
- a CDS encoding sugar ABC transporter ATP-binding protein yields MLVMKGIVKQFPGVRALDGVDLDVRAGEVHCLLGQNGAGKSTLIKVLAGVHQPDEGTISFNGSEVRPGSPIDAIKLGFATIYQELDLVDGLSVAENIFLGHEHSRLGFVNRAADRRAAREVLERLGHPEIRPSVEVGRLSPAAKQVVSMARALSHEARLIIMDEPSAALAHDEVANLFRIIRELTAQGVAVVYISHRLEEIREIGDRVTVLKDGRTVAVGLPARDTPTTQIVSLMTGRNVEYVFPPKGTREPGEEVLRVEDLTSPGVFKNVSFSVRAGEIVGLAGLVGSGRSEILEAVYGARPATGRVVLDGRPMRRNVVGTVRRGMGLAPEERKAQALLLDQSVTANITLGSLPGFARFGWIDRKRERSEAKRLSEMLDIRPPDPERPIRTLSGGNQQKAVLARWLLGSRKLLLLDEPTRGVDVGARAELYAVIHDLAEQGIGVLLVSSEVPEVLGLADRVLVLREGVVIHEGEAAELDEHRVLDMIMNGRAA; encoded by the coding sequence ATGCTGGTCATGAAGGGCATCGTCAAGCAGTTCCCCGGCGTGCGCGCGCTGGACGGGGTCGATCTGGACGTACGGGCCGGCGAGGTGCACTGCCTGCTCGGCCAGAACGGCGCCGGCAAATCCACTTTGATCAAGGTTTTGGCCGGAGTGCACCAGCCGGACGAGGGCACGATCTCGTTCAACGGTTCCGAGGTGCGCCCCGGCAGCCCCATCGACGCCATCAAGCTCGGCTTCGCCACCATCTACCAGGAGCTGGACCTGGTCGACGGCCTCAGCGTGGCCGAGAACATCTTCCTCGGCCACGAGCACTCCCGCCTCGGCTTCGTGAACAGGGCCGCGGACCGGCGCGCGGCCCGCGAGGTGCTGGAGCGCCTGGGCCACCCCGAGATCCGGCCCTCGGTCGAGGTCGGGCGGCTGTCGCCGGCGGCCAAGCAGGTCGTCTCGATGGCCCGCGCGCTCTCCCACGAGGCCCGGCTGATCATCATGGACGAGCCGTCGGCCGCGCTCGCCCACGACGAGGTGGCCAACCTCTTCCGCATCATCCGCGAGCTGACCGCCCAGGGCGTGGCCGTCGTCTACATCTCCCACCGCCTGGAGGAGATCCGCGAGATCGGCGACCGCGTGACGGTGCTGAAGGACGGGCGCACGGTCGCGGTCGGCCTGCCCGCCCGCGACACGCCGACCACGCAGATCGTCTCGCTCATGACGGGCAGGAACGTCGAGTACGTCTTCCCGCCCAAGGGCACGCGCGAGCCGGGCGAGGAGGTGCTCCGCGTCGAGGACCTGACCTCGCCGGGCGTCTTCAAGAACGTCTCGTTCTCCGTACGGGCGGGCGAGATCGTGGGCCTGGCCGGGCTCGTCGGCTCGGGCCGCTCGGAGATCCTGGAGGCCGTGTACGGCGCCCGCCCCGCCACGGGCCGCGTGGTGCTCGACGGCCGCCCGATGCGCCGCAACGTGGTCGGCACGGTCAGGCGCGGCATGGGCCTGGCCCCCGAGGAACGCAAGGCCCAGGCCCTGCTCCTCGACCAGAGCGTGACGGCCAACATCACGCTGGGCAGCCTGCCGGGCTTCGCCAGGTTCGGCTGGATCGACCGCAAGCGGGAGCGGAGCGAGGCCAAGCGCCTGTCGGAGATGCTGGACATCCGGCCCCCCGACCCCGAACGCCCGATCAGAACCCTTTCAGGCGGCAACCAGCAGAAGGCCGTGCTCGCCCGCTGGCTGCTCGGCAGCCGCAAGCTGCTCCTGCTCGACGAGCCGACCCGCGGCGTGGACGTCGGAGCCAGGGCCGAGCTGTACGCGGTCATCCACGACCTGGCCGAGCAGGGCATCGGCGTGCTGCTGGTCTCCAGCGAGGTGCCCGAGGTGCTGGGCCTGGCCGACCGCGTGCTGGTGCTGCGTGAAGGGGTCGTCATCCACGAGGGAGAGGCAGCCGAGCTGGACGAGCACCGCGTACTGGACATGATCATGAATGGGAGGGCGGCCTGA
- a CDS encoding ROK family transcriptional regulator, translating into MTPQPGSAGDVLTLISAGSATTRSDLARLTGLARSTISQRVDALIERGLVEETESGESTGGRPPRQLRLHTEDHAFAGVDLGATHCRVALMDISGDVLAECEDGLLIGEGPEKVLAHVDQRLDHLLGQAGRPRSALRAVGIGVPGPVEFATGRPNNPPIMPGWNDYPIPEYFGGVEVLVDNDVNVMALGEHRGAFADTRHLLFVKVGTGIGCGIMAEGKLHRGAQGSAGDIGHIRVSGHEDAGCRCGNSACLEAVAGGAAIARRLTELGLPAETGADVVALVQSGNTQALRLVREAGRLIGEVLASLVNFFNPEVIVIGGALSRVHEHLLAGIRETVYRRSLPLATHHLSITPSRTGINAAALGAGILAIEHYLSPDNINRIVNA; encoded by the coding sequence ATGACCCCCCAGCCGGGCTCCGCCGGCGACGTGCTGACGCTGATCAGTGCGGGCTCCGCGACGACCCGTTCCGATCTGGCGAGGCTCACCGGCCTGGCCCGCTCCACGATCTCCCAGCGTGTGGACGCGCTGATCGAGCGCGGCCTGGTCGAGGAGACCGAGAGCGGCGAGTCCACGGGCGGGCGCCCGCCGCGCCAGCTTCGCCTGCACACCGAGGACCACGCCTTCGCGGGTGTGGACCTGGGCGCCACCCACTGCCGGGTGGCTCTCATGGACATCTCGGGCGATGTGCTGGCCGAGTGCGAGGACGGGCTGCTGATCGGCGAGGGCCCCGAGAAGGTGCTCGCGCACGTGGACCAGCGGCTCGACCACCTGCTCGGGCAGGCGGGTCGGCCCCGCAGCGCCCTGCGGGCCGTCGGGATCGGCGTTCCAGGGCCGGTGGAGTTCGCCACCGGCCGGCCGAACAACCCGCCGATCATGCCGGGCTGGAACGACTACCCCATCCCCGAGTACTTCGGCGGCGTCGAGGTCCTGGTGGACAACGACGTCAACGTGATGGCCCTGGGCGAGCACCGGGGCGCCTTCGCCGACACCAGGCACCTGCTGTTCGTCAAGGTCGGCACCGGCATCGGCTGCGGCATCATGGCCGAGGGCAAGCTGCACAGGGGCGCCCAGGGCTCGGCCGGCGACATCGGCCACATCCGGGTCAGCGGCCACGAGGACGCCGGCTGCCGGTGCGGCAACAGCGCCTGCCTGGAGGCCGTGGCCGGTGGGGCCGCCATCGCGCGGCGGCTGACCGAGCTGGGCCTGCCGGCCGAGACCGGCGCCGACGTGGTGGCTCTCGTCCAGTCGGGCAACACCCAGGCGCTGCGCCTGGTCAGGGAGGCGGGCCGGCTCATCGGCGAGGTGCTGGCCAGCCTGGTCAACTTCTTCAACCCCGAGGTGATCGTCATCGGCGGCGCGCTGTCGCGGGTGCACGAGCACCTCCTGGCCGGGATCAGGGAGACGGTCTACCGCAGATCGCTGCCGCTGGCCACGCACCACCTGTCCATCACGCCCAGCCGTACGGGGATCAACGCCGCCGCGCTCGGCGCCGGGATCCTCGCCATCGAGCACTATCTGTCACCGGACAACATCAACCGCATCGTCAACGCCTGA
- a CDS encoding SDR family oxidoreductase, which yields MLRFDDRVAIITGAGHGLGRSHALLLAERGAKVVVNDLGGALDGTGASAGPAAEVADLITKNGGQAVASTDNVATPEGAQAIVQAAVDAFGKVDIVVNNAGILRDKSFGKMTVEEFDAVLAVHVRGSYLVSQAAYPLMKAAGYGRVVNTSSPAGLFGNFGQANYSTAKMGLVGLTKTLGIEGARNGIKANAIAPVAWTRMTEALLPAEFEAKFTPERVSALVAYLVHESCEASGEVFTVGGGKVARVFVAEGPGWKSDDLTPESIAENWGSVMTEQPYVLTAADSMKAML from the coding sequence ATGCTTCGGTTCGATGACAGGGTCGCGATCATCACGGGGGCCGGGCACGGCCTCGGCAGGTCGCACGCGCTCCTGCTGGCCGAGCGGGGCGCCAAGGTCGTCGTCAACGACCTCGGCGGCGCGCTCGACGGCACGGGCGCCTCGGCGGGCCCCGCGGCCGAGGTGGCCGACCTCATCACGAAGAACGGCGGCCAGGCCGTGGCCAGCACCGACAACGTGGCCACGCCCGAGGGCGCCCAGGCCATCGTCCAGGCCGCGGTGGACGCGTTCGGCAAGGTCGACATCGTCGTCAACAACGCGGGCATCCTGCGTGACAAGTCGTTCGGGAAGATGACGGTCGAGGAGTTCGACGCGGTGCTGGCCGTGCACGTCCGCGGCTCCTACCTGGTCAGCCAGGCGGCGTACCCGCTGATGAAGGCGGCGGGTTACGGCCGGGTCGTCAACACCTCCAGCCCCGCCGGCCTGTTCGGCAACTTCGGCCAGGCCAACTACTCCACCGCCAAGATGGGCCTGGTCGGCCTGACCAAGACGCTCGGCATCGAGGGCGCGCGCAACGGCATCAAGGCCAACGCGATCGCGCCCGTGGCCTGGACCCGGATGACCGAGGCGCTGCTGCCGGCCGAGTTCGAGGCCAAGTTCACGCCGGAGCGGGTCAGCGCGCTGGTGGCCTACCTCGTGCACGAGTCGTGCGAGGCCAGTGGCGAGGTGTTCACGGTCGGCGGCGGCAAGGTGGCCCGGGTGTTCGTGGCCGAGGGGCCGGGGTGGAAGAGCGACGACCTGACGCCCGAGTCGATCGCGGAGAACTGGGGGTCGGTGATGACGGAGCAGCCGTACGTGCTGACGGCGGCCGACTCCATGAAGGCCATGCTCTAG
- a CDS encoding zinc-binding dehydrogenase encodes MATRALIVDPSTPDGLAFGQIATPVAGPGQVLVEVLHASLNYADLNDVTSGRVPAGAPLGLDAAGVVLREAADGTGPAAGTRVVLFAQGVFAEQVAVEVSALATVPDGLGLAEAAALPTAGLAALRSLRAAGVAPGKRVLVTGASGGVGRYAVRLAARAGAYVIASVGAPARGDGLVEAGAGEVVVGLDDVKEPVDVVVENVGGPHLVRAWELLAPGGSLQSVGWTSGRPAVFPPYATVGPPKTLTSYVNEFGAAGDLAELVRLAAEGALVPEIGWRGSWERFAEAADALRGRRVRGKAVFDLETRGRGGYRTED; translated from the coding sequence ATGGCCACGCGCGCCCTCATCGTCGACCCGTCCACCCCCGATGGCCTCGCCTTCGGGCAGATCGCCACCCCTGTCGCCGGGCCCGGCCAGGTGCTCGTGGAGGTGCTGCACGCCTCGCTGAACTACGCCGACCTCAACGACGTCACCTCCGGCCGCGTCCCGGCCGGTGCGCCGCTGGGCCTGGACGCGGCGGGCGTCGTGCTGCGGGAGGCGGCGGACGGCACCGGCCCCGCCGCCGGCACGCGGGTCGTGCTCTTCGCGCAGGGCGTGTTCGCCGAGCAGGTGGCCGTCGAGGTGTCGGCGCTGGCCACCGTGCCGGACGGCCTCGGGCTGGCCGAGGCGGCGGCGCTGCCCACGGCCGGGCTGGCGGCGCTGCGCTCGCTGCGGGCCGCCGGGGTCGCGCCGGGCAAGCGGGTGCTGGTCACCGGCGCCTCGGGCGGCGTCGGGCGGTACGCCGTGCGGCTCGCCGCCCGCGCGGGGGCGTACGTCATCGCCTCGGTCGGCGCGCCCGCGCGTGGCGACGGCCTGGTGGAGGCCGGTGCCGGCGAGGTCGTCGTGGGGCTCGACGACGTCAAGGAGCCCGTGGACGTCGTGGTGGAGAACGTCGGCGGGCCACACCTGGTCAGGGCGTGGGAGCTGCTCGCGCCCGGCGGCAGCCTGCAGTCCGTCGGCTGGACCTCGGGGCGGCCGGCCGTCTTCCCGCCGTACGCGACGGTCGGGCCGCCCAAGACCCTCACGTCGTACGTCAACGAGTTCGGCGCCGCCGGCGACCTGGCCGAGCTGGTCCGGCTGGCGGCCGAGGGCGCCCTGGTGCCCGAGATCGGCTGGCGGGGCTCCTGGGAGCGCTTCGCCGAGGCGGCCGACGCGCTGCGCGGGCGACGCGTACGCGGAAAGGCGGTCTTCGACCTCGAAACCCGGGGTAGGGGCGGTTATCGTACTGAGGACTAG
- a CDS encoding MBL fold metallo-hydrolase, translating into MAKFVVTPANPAQREAWVGGALPEVERVRPGLWSVPVPIPINPLRYVLVYVLELPGGVVIIDAGWNTDEAYDALVAGLAVAGYAITDVKGVLVTHIHPDHYGLAGRVRESSGAWIALHPADARLVHERYDDEAIDSLVRRERELLRRCGVPDLTLDELAGASMRIRHLVAMAKPDRLVEDGDDLDLPGWDLRAIWTPGHSPGHLCFLSPERRVLFSGDHVLAKITPIVAVHPQSGPNPLADYLDSLDAVRKLEVEEVLPAHEYRFMELTERVDTVMAHHDERLAEIEQVVGAAGAVACWDVATRLTWSRPWETIPPFMRRSANNETLAHLVWLEAKGRVVKEAGEPDLWRLP; encoded by the coding sequence GTGGCGAAATTTGTGGTGACCCCGGCGAACCCGGCACAGCGGGAGGCGTGGGTCGGCGGCGCGCTCCCCGAGGTCGAGCGGGTGCGCCCGGGTCTGTGGTCCGTGCCCGTGCCGATCCCGATCAATCCCCTCCGGTACGTGCTCGTCTACGTCCTGGAGCTGCCCGGCGGGGTGGTGATCATCGATGCCGGCTGGAACACCGACGAGGCGTACGACGCGCTCGTGGCGGGCCTGGCCGTGGCCGGATACGCGATCACCGACGTCAAGGGTGTCCTGGTCACCCACATCCACCCCGACCACTACGGCCTGGCGGGCCGCGTCAGGGAGAGCTCGGGCGCCTGGATCGCGCTGCACCCGGCCGACGCCCGCCTGGTCCACGAGCGTTACGACGACGAGGCCATCGACTCCCTCGTCCGGCGCGAGCGGGAGCTGCTGCGCCGCTGCGGCGTCCCCGACCTCACGCTGGACGAGCTGGCGGGCGCCTCCATGCGGATCAGGCACCTGGTCGCGATGGCCAAGCCGGACCGGCTGGTCGAGGACGGCGACGACCTCGACCTGCCGGGCTGGGACCTGCGGGCCATCTGGACGCCCGGCCACTCGCCCGGCCACCTGTGCTTCCTCTCGCCGGAGCGCAGGGTGCTGTTCTCCGGCGACCACGTGCTGGCGAAGATCACGCCCATCGTGGCCGTGCACCCCCAGTCGGGCCCGAACCCGCTGGCCGACTACCTCGACTCGCTGGACGCCGTGCGCAAGCTGGAGGTGGAGGAGGTGCTGCCCGCGCACGAGTACCGGTTCATGGAGCTGACCGAGCGGGTGGACACCGTCATGGCCCACCACGACGAGCGCCTGGCCGAGATCGAGCAGGTGGTGGGCGCGGCCGGCGCCGTCGCCTGCTGGGACGTGGCCACCCGGCTGACGTGGTCGCGGCCGTGGGAGACGATCCCGCCGTTCATGCGGCGCTCGGCCAACAACGAGACGCTGGCGCACCTCGTGTGGCTGGAGGCGAAGGGGCGGGTGGTCAAGGAGGCGGGCGAGCCCGACCTGTGGCGCCTGCCCTGA
- a CDS encoding glutathione S-transferase family protein — MKLSREISDDGRFVRQPNRFTDRLGPPEPGRYRVYASYACPWAQRVLIVRKLLGLEDLLDVTIVDPIRDEKGWRVPGGDPEYLSELYHATDPGYSGRYTVPCVWDVRQERIVTNDFPQITLDLETSWGTSPNLYPERLRPDIDIMNDRLYHGLNNAVYEAGFSRDQQVYEEAVARVFTTLDFLEVRLAESEFLFDTLTDSDVRLYTTLARFDSVYYAHFKCSVRRLTDYPALWAYARRLYAIPAFSETTDFDQIKRHYYVTQTNINPTRIVPVGPELDWSL, encoded by the coding sequence ATGAAGCTGAGCCGCGAGATCTCCGATGATGGCCGCTTCGTCCGGCAGCCGAACCGTTTCACGGATCGGCTCGGCCCTCCCGAGCCCGGCCGCTACCGGGTCTACGCGTCCTACGCCTGTCCGTGGGCGCAGCGCGTACTGATCGTCCGAAAGCTGCTGGGCCTGGAGGACCTGCTGGACGTCACGATCGTCGATCCCATCCGCGACGAGAAGGGCTGGCGGGTCCCCGGCGGCGACCCGGAGTACCTGTCAGAGCTGTACCACGCCACCGACCCCGGCTACTCCGGCCGCTACACCGTCCCGTGCGTCTGGGACGTCAGGCAGGAGCGGATCGTCACCAACGACTTCCCGCAGATCACCCTCGACCTGGAGACGTCGTGGGGGACCTCACCCAACCTCTATCCCGAACGCCTGCGCCCCGACATCGACATCATGAACGACCGCCTCTACCACGGGCTCAACAACGCGGTCTACGAGGCGGGCTTCTCCCGTGACCAGCAGGTCTACGAGGAGGCGGTGGCCCGGGTGTTCACCACCCTCGACTTCCTGGAGGTGCGGCTGGCCGAGTCGGAGTTCCTCTTCGACACGCTCACCGACAGCGACGTGCGGCTTTACACGACCCTGGCCAGGTTCGACTCCGTCTACTACGCGCACTTCAAGTGCTCGGTGCGGCGGCTGACGGACTATCCGGCGCTGTGGGCGTACGCGCGCCGCCTCTACGCGATCCCGGCCTTCTCCGAGACCACCGACTTCGACCAGATCAAGCGCCACTACTACGTCACCCAGACCAACATCAACCCGACCCGGATCGTGCCGGTAGGGCCCGAGCTGGACTGGAGCCTGTAG